Below is a genomic region from Culicoides brevitarsis isolate CSIRO-B50_1 chromosome 2, AGI_CSIRO_Cbre_v1, whole genome shotgun sequence.
agatgctaacaaaattttaatgagttttttcaactcacaaaaaaaatttttttcaaggttaGTGAATAagggaattttaaaatttgccgaGAATgagattttgtaaaaaaagggACGTCGTAATATCGCGTTgtgctcaaaaaattatttttttttatcaacgcaATTTGTTATCAGTTGATTTCATGACAAAATAGTAAACAGCTGAGATATTTACCCATGTCGCGTTTATTTGTTCGCAGCTGTCGCATTTAATCATACGGAACTTTTTGcattgaagaaatttgtgaTGAAGTTCAATCAttcagacaaaattttttttttttaatatgaaatggcttgagcgctttttttgtagtttttaataaataaattaattaaaaaattaaattaaaataaaatttaaaaatttaaataaacaaatttaatttattttttatttccttaatttaaataaaaaaataattaattaaataatttttaataattaattaaataattttttttatattttttttaatttaaaaatttttttttaaaatttttcctttttgatttttttgtatttttttgattcaaataaattatttttaatatgtaattattaatttttcaaaatatttttttttaatttattaaaaaaaatatatatttcttttttaatttttgctttcaaattatttaatttttacatatttttattcaatttttgctttttttcaaaatatttaaaatttatttaaaatttttattaattaaatggtgtgtttctaaattattgaaatattttttaaattaaaattaattaattaaaaatattaaattaaatttaaataaattatttaatttaaattaatttattatttttaatttaaattaaaatttttaaataaaaatttcagaattcaagttgttaaataaaaatctaattttttttttaaatattttcgtatattttttaaaaattctttcaacacagaaaaaaaatttctccttgaaattatttttttatcgaaatgtatttaaaaattaaattacaaagtattttttattaaccatTCGTCAAGCCATCAAGATCCATCTCACTTCAGCcttaaatttaaaccaaaatccTTGTTTGCGTTTCTTCTCACTgagcaaacaacaaaaatattttttaagttcagcGATAATTTAGTGCAGAAAACAGTGCGATGCCAAGTGTCATAaagataaagattttttttttgtgttcgttcATGCCTGATATtagtattaaataataaatttgaacttaaatgGCTTGAAATTGTTGACATTGCTTCGTGTGGCTTTGAAAACTTAACAATTGGTAGgggaaaattatttcgttgccgggttttgataagaaacagacgtttttgaagtttttttattgatgaagTTGacgtaagataaaaaaaatatttttttaattcattttttattttatttatttcagatttgacaaaattttgcacgaaattccagaaaaaaaaattttttaattttttaacaatttctgacgtaagttttaatttttttaaataaaatttttaaatttaattattattttttcagatttcctctaaatttcgttcaaaatgATCCAAGGATATGGTCCCGTCACACAAGCACTACTCGGAACACTTCTCACGTGGGGCTTAACGGCACTCGGCGCCGGTCTCGTTGTCTTCATTAACGGCAATCAACGCAAAACACTCGATACAGCGTTAGGATTCGCTGCTGGCGTCATGATAGCTGCCTCATTTTGGTCTCTCTTGGCGCCGGCAATCGAACTAGCGGAAGATTCCGGAACGTATGGCAACAAAGGTGAATTTGCCTTTATTCCCATTGCTGCCGGCTTTTTGCTAGGAGCGATTTTCGTCTTTGGCTGCGACAAATTAATCAGTTTTTTGGGCATCAACACGTCTTCGATGATGATCCAGCTGACGACGCAAAGTAAGGACAAGGCAGAAATCGCACTGGATGACCAAAATTTGGCGGAACATggaaaaagtgagaaaatttgagcgaaatttaatgaaaaatattgaaaaatttaattttttgtagcaaATGGCGACGAAAAAAACGGAAGCGCAGAAGGACTTGCAGTAGAAATGAACAGTTTTGCGGATTGTTTGACGACGCAACACACAACGGTAGCGAAAAAACGAAGGAGAGGCAGCACGGATCACTCAAAGGACGGAAATACGTACACAGATGCGACACAAACGCGTGCCGAACATCAAATTTCGCAATGGAAGCGGATAATGTTGCTCGTTATCGCGATTACGGTGCATAACATTCcagaaggtaaaaaattttttcactaaaaataataaaatttcttaaaaaaaaaaataaaattttaggctTAGCAGTCGGAGTCTCATTCGGCGCCATCGGAAAAACCCCCACAGCGACTTTTGAAGCTGCCAGAAACCTCGCCGTTGGCATCGGGATCCAAAATTTCCCCGAAGGACTCGCTGTGAGTTTGCCTCTGCATGCTGCGGGCTTCAGTCTTGGCAAGGCATTCTGGTACGGACAGTTATCGGGCATGGTTGAGCCTATTTTTGGGATTTTAGGAGCAGTAGCTGTCACAATAGCGACCGTGATTCTCCCTTATGCGCTCTCATTTGCTGCTGGCGCGATGATTTACATCGTTGCCGACGATATTTTGCCGGAAGCTCATGCagagtaagaaaaatttttaatttttattgtgaaaaaattaatttttgatgaaattttcagagGAAATGGCCTGTTAGCGACTTGGGGATGCATTCTCGGATTCGTCGTGATGATGTGCCTTGATGTTGGACTTGGTTGAACggaagagaaatattttttttgagaaaacatGTGAATTCGATTATTTAATGTtccaagaagaagaaatttagCTTTAAGAGACTTTTAAAGATacttaaaagtattttttttatcgtaaatattattttttagcctGTAAGAAAACTCTCCTTGTTGATGTTTCTTCGCAAATTATGACCAGTACTTATCGTTTTTAAGTATGAAAGCACAAACTTTGTCctaatctaaatattttatgtaattcaTGAGATGAAATATAGCAAAAGATGCCTTTtgagtcaataaattttgcagttttatttaatttttggtgtggagacgtctggtattttgtaaatttggcttcaaaaaaaaaaaaaaaaattatttttcatacttattcaggtttattttttgactaatatacattttttttgtctataactttcatttttggtaatattttcattaatcataaaatataaataattccaaattatttttttttcttaacactttttaaaattttatttatttttattttttaaaggtattttttattattttatttttttttattaaaattggatttttatgcttaaaatatttgataaaaaattagaaaatagtGCGatgtttaatgataataaaaaaggaactTGATTGTTTattgtgcaaatattttttgaaaaatattttttgacatgtttTAATTTGTAGAGGACGCATAATTGACTTGTACGCGGTTATTGGGGAACAAAATTGCTGCAAAGGTTTATTAGAAGTTGGAAATACTGATAAATACTACGATCTGTTGAGTAGAATACTTTTGTATTATAGGGATAGACATTTACAAGTTTtgttttctacaatttttttttacttctaatGGAGcacgtaaaaattattgattaaaaaaaattaataaagtacttaaaaaaaataatttttaattaattattttaatttaatttaaaataattttttaattattttttaaaatttaatttaataattttttaattattattttaatttaatttaataattttttaattaattatttttttacaataattttaaaaacaattaaaatttattaaataattaaaatttaatattaatttaaaaatattttaaaatatttatttaattattaatttatttttaataaatatttaattaaattttattatataaattatttattaatttaaaatttattatttaattttaattttttaattaaaatttttttttgaacaacattttataactcaattttatttttaattaaattttggcaaatctttaattaaaaaaaaattatttaaaaaaaaaagtttatcagtatttattatttgtttaaattaaattaatttattatttaaataaatttaattttaaattatttaaataaaaaatttaatttttaatatatttaaattaatttacgggGTAAAtggataataaaatttttaaaaattaattaaatttatttttttaaatttatattaatttcgtaattttttaaataaaattttatatgaaaaattaattaaagtttattaattatttgtttaaattaaattaattaattatttaaataaatttaattttaaattatttaaataagtaattaatttttaatatatttaaattaatttacgtgCTCATTTCGTTAAGTTTAGCAGAAAATATCAGGATCCTGCTCTACAGAAATagatttttagacatttttaggcatacttcattaaaaattgatcggTTTTTTGCTATTCGATCTACCATAATATAATCATTACGTGACAAAATCACGTTCACAATtgcaattattaattaattttaataaatattggatGGCTTGGATTAACTCTATCATATGTTTTGTTCAAGTTTTTTAAGGTTAAGCATGTTTTTCCTCGCAAATTGCACGAGTTCGACGATTTAAAAGACCTCCCACAGaggtttacaaaatttattcttttgatttttcccAGTTTTTAGTAAATTCGAATTTcgctttctttgaaaaaaatctacttttcTAACCCAAAACCTTCTTGATGTAATTATTACTCGGTCCTTCGGTCAAAACGCGATGTCTATTTGGCTTGTAAGGTTCCGCATCTTCGCCATTTAGCCCGTTATTTTCGTGATTCTCGAGATGATTTTCCGCCGAGGACTCTTCGCTGCCTGGTTTTCGTGTCACTTCGTGCGATTTCAATGCTTCCGTGTGGGGTTTCATCTTTTCGGGCACCGTAATTGGCGCGGGAGTCGTCGGAGCGGGCGAAACCCCGTCAGAAACGGCGGTATTATTGCGTGTGGTATTCATCGCAGTGCCAATTGTGGTCTCGATGCTCGGCGATTCCGTGCTGTGAGTGAAATTTTCGAGCAAAATGTCGTCCGTGACAACTTCCGAGTCAAAAGTCTCgttgaaattatcaaaatccGTGAAACCTTGTTCCGTGGAGTGATGCGAAGTGGGTTCTGTCGTGGCAATTGGGCGATTTTCGATCGTGTGATGCGGGAAATTCGACTTGACAAGCAACATTGGAGGCACAAACATGTCACCCGTTTGTTGTTTCTTGTTGTCGCTCTTTTGCGTCGTGATGTTCGAGATGCGGGGACGATCAAATTCCTTTCGCATCACTTGCGGCGAGAATAATTGCGGATTGGATTTGCCCAATTTACGTCCTCGATGCTTGGCAAAGTCATTTGTGCTGAAGCCGTGTTTGCTGCTCGAGTGTTTCTTCACGCCATTCGGGAGCATCATCGAGACTGTGGAAGATTCGGGAACCGTTTCGCGTTTCGTGCGATCATCAAAGGAAGAATCTTCGGTGAAATCCGTGTAATAAGCGGCAGACGAATCCGTGTCGCCATCGGAAGATCCAGAAAAGGAAGAACTCGAAAAAGGTTCTGTGGAAGTTGAAATTCCTTCAGTTGTGGAAGCGCTTTCGGTTGTCGCGTCTTGCGATTTGATCGGTTCGTCTCCTTGCATCATCTCGTCGTCATCGATCAATTGACTCACGAATTTGGgaattttggaatattttttgtcagctACCGAAACTTTTTTCCACGAAGTCTTTTTCTTGGGTTTTCCTTCGTAAAATTCCTTGAATTCAGCAGCTAGTTCAGGACTTAACGGACTTTCTTCAATGGCATCGCAGTTAAGTTCGCGTTCAATCGTGGCAGCTTTCGTTTCGCTTGTGCAAGCCGCCATTTTCATCGTGTCCTTGTCACACATGTGAGTTAAGTGGATTTTGCCGCTTTCCGTGTCGTAATATGTCGTTGTCGAAAGAGAATTTGTGGTGCATTTAAAGGCCCAATCAGGAACTGGAAaggtaagaattaaaattttgaataaaattgacttaaaatttgcttgaattagcaaaaatgcgattttcaaatttttaacggaaatttttttttgaattgacatttagaattttttgataaatttcatattttttttctttaaatttaggaaagagaaaatttgaaacaatttttttgaaccaattttgaaaaaaaaaatttcataaaattttttgataaaaattttcatttttatttttttttaattttttaattttttttttggttaaaatttttttattaacttaagaatttatgacttgaattagcaaaattgcgattttcaaattttaacgaaatttgttttttgaagtgacatttacaaatttttaattaaaatccatttaaaatcttacgaaaattgacaattttttaaattctatgatctttgaaatttattcccTAATTTTCTATTTGAATTGGCAAAattgcgattttcaaatttttattttttttaaagttacatttacaaagttttgattaaaatccaattaaaatcttatgaaaattgacaaatttttcgaaatttttattttctttgaaattcattccttaatttttatttgaattagcaaaaaatgcgattttcaaatttttaacggacttttttgaattgacgtttataattttttttaaatttacgtcaaatttgggtaaaaatttgcgtaactaatttcacaaaaaaaaattaaaaaaatattttcgttaaaaaaaaaattttaaaccttaCCTttcatttcacacaaaaaactcGCTGCTGAGGGTCCTCCACAATGCATCGCATGCCATCGGAAGTCTTGAGCAGGATCGATTGCAGCACACAAGGATCCCCCTCCAACTGGCAATGCTTCAGCCCAATATGGAGTACTCAAGCTGGATTCTTTATGATTCCTGAAAATATGCATAAACATcaaatttgatggaaaaatccaacaaaaaaaggtaaaacttACGTCCATTTAAATCTTTCACTACCTTCCGGGCGAGTGAGTCCAATCCACGTATTTGTACTGACATCAATCTCTTTTAGTAATGCATGAACAGCATCGAATTGCGCACCATTGTTGACTAGAAccagaaaaaaacttgaattaacaaaaggcgatcacaaaaaatttcggCATTTTCCAATGAATTCCCCCAAgataaaaggtaaaatttatttcaaattgattttaaatattcattttgtgaaaaatttttgtttctatcGGTTTTTGCGAATATTTAtggcgaaacaaaaaaaaatgcttgcaTCTACCTTGCAAACATTGCTGACGTTTATCTTCCTGCATTTATTATGCATCGCAGCAGTTTTGTTGTTACTCGTTCACTCATTTTATTACCCCGTTACGTAACATCAATATTTGAGCAGATTTTTCTCCTCATAGAGCAAAATTCGTGCAGTCGACGTCGTGCAATAATAATGGATGCGAATCGAATTGAATCGATCGGAAGGAAGGAGATGTTTAGCTAATGGACGATTAAATTTGAAAGCATTTTCTGATTGAATTTGTTTTGTCAGACACACTTCTACTCACAGCAAAATGATcgtatgaataaaataaaaaaaaaaaataaaaataaatcttacgTCACGTCACAAAAACTCTCCAAAGTCTCGGAATAAACAGACAACAGACATTAATCAACAGCTGCAATACAACCCTTTCTCCGTTTTTCCGACAACAAATAATTGtgcaaataaaacaacaaaatacttGATGTAATAACAAAACAGACAACAGTGTGCTGCTCCCCGAAGAGTGCGAGAGTCAAGAcacacaaaacataaaaacagaagcaaaaaaaaatgtagttcAAGTTTACAAGTTAATGGataataaatgagaaaatgaGGCACAAAAGGAAGACAAGAAAAATGCTGCCAACCTTCTTTCTCGGCATATTCTCGACATATCATTAGGTAGTTAGGAAATGTGTTGGATATTTATTCACTCAAAGGATGGCAAATGGAAATTAAAGTAACTGTCATGAGTTAAGAGACTTGAGcgtatttctaattttaaaaaatgttcaggtaagtttttagactttcttaattttaactaattaattaattttttcaattaaaaagtaaaaattttatttcaggtTGTTCTGAACTTACTTGTTTAGAACTTAGTTCAAATAAGCTTAAACAGgtgttcaaataaaattaccaCAAAAATACTTTATAGGTACATCTAAAAGGCGATAGACAttgtatgaataattttactcaACTACCGATACCAAGGACCAATGAAATCAGCTCGAcctgaattttaatgattctATACTACCCACTTCTGGTTGATCTAattactataaaaataatgaattcttTGTCCAATATGATGATACCACTTCAGAATTATTACTTTCTTTTAAACTATCGATCGCCTTTATTCTTCACAACAAGTTGTCAAAGAAGGTTCCATTAGACAAAAATTggaggaaataaaaatatgcaacaaaaatttcgcATTAGATAGAAACAATCCTGTATCATAAAAAGTTCAGCTGCCAAGAAATGAATTTTGTCCTAAAGATCCAGTTTATTTTTGGTATCCAtccagttaaaaaaatttagttgttATAGAAATTAGGAAGCAGTTAAGTGCGAATTGACTTAAGAATTGAAgtcattgaaattattattccaATGTATTAAAGGTCTCTTGCCTGATTATCTAAGAGTCAACATAGCACATGTCGGAGATGTTCAGCCCTATTCATTAAGGAGTAACAATCAATTATGACCATCAAGAAAACATTAGAACATTTTAACAGTTGATACTCTACCAATAgggaaatttgaaaactatttGCTTCAAACTGCTGAACTGACATACAATTTGAAAAGTTGATATTGTGAATTCCTACTTATTTTAAACTCAGAAGACTCTTTGaccaaattattaaaattttaaataatcttaataaaactaccaaattattaaaacttcaaataatCTTAGTAAAACTAAAAACTCAACAGACAGACCTTGAATACTTCGTGgagcaaattttaatcaaaaatttatcaaaatgcgttgcacgaaaaaaaaacgaagaacgaCACACACCCAATGGCAAAGACAAATATCTATCATATTAAATGAGCGGCGCTCGACAAACGATGAACGAGGAGGCAGAGGCGGAAAATGTTGTAACCGAACACAACACACATATTTTGTCatctttgtcattttattgCCACTTTAGCTTCTTGTGttgtgtactttttttttatatggttGTCAATttctcctgttttttttttgctctaccTTGCATGTTGCTCGCTAGTAAAACGATCCGCATTCCAGCAACAAAGGTGTTTCGGAATATTTCTAAATGACGACGACAGATGTTCCGCACGTTAAAtggaaatcatgaaaaaataacgaagACATACAACAACGCGAAAAAAGGTGAGGTATGAACTtagatgaagattttttttgttggcaggctttgaatgtttaaaaaggaatcgcgaattttttttcgccattttgGGAAACAACATGCTTGTGGTTTCAGAAggaattctaattaaaaaattgcgcTCAAGCGTTATGAAGAGTTTCTGCATAAGAGCCAGAAGCGAGgtttgttcactttttttttcgcttctggAAAATTGAATGTTTATTCATGTGTGTAATACTATATTTCCCGTGGATTTCCTCCGTATAAAATGAGGATTTGTCGATGTCGtgtttatttgatcgaaagattttatttgcttacaagcaaaaaaggggtttttaaagtttttctcggGCCATAAGGTaccgaaataaatttaaattgcgaTCTTATCGaaggaaaaattagaaatttatacatattttaccTTGAGGGGTTTTTAACTTGTGTGAATGACTTTTTGCGGATGCCTGAACATCGACAATAAGCTTCATTTCATGAATTGTTAAGCTCCTTAACGGGTGTTTTTTCGGATcactttcaactttttcaatgcaaaaaggTTCGTTTTCCACCTTTTTACGACATTTAAGTCGATTACACGGGTCACGGAAAAAGGTTTTTAAGCCAATTCCTTTGAGTTTGAGTGACAATGAAGTCATATAAAAGGAAAATccgaaaaacgtgaaaaatttcgaaaaattttccataaaagaaaaatctgagTAAATTTGTCAATGTCGGTTAACATAGCAAATCCCGGAAATCAatctttctcattttttttttcgttcatgacatttttcaaaacaatcatGAATCCATAAAAAGGACCTAATTTGGGACATTAttcatcatacaaaaaaaaaggcaaagagatgaggaaaaaaaagtttcaaagcaCACACATCATTGCCATGCAAACCGAAATGTGAAACCTTAATCATAAATTCATTAGATCCTTCTTCATCTGGCAtcgtttctctctctctctttcataattccataaattttattttatttacaacacAATCATCAAgccaaaatctaattttttgcatgaaaaattctCGTTCGTTTGTTTGCGATTGTGTATTTGTTGTTTGTGGCAACTGGATTTTTGCGATGTAGAGCAAAAGGTGTTTTGCTTGCCGGAGTGGTATGTCTgccattataattataatggaATTTCGTTTACACAAAGaggaatttttatgttgaGGCGGAAAGGGATGACGTAACTTTGAATATGCTTCGAAATATGTTTAGACTTTAAgtgtattaatttaaatattttttaagtcatgAACAGaagctttgaaatattttatttaaattcattatttttaaaaaatatttaacttttttctccgaagtttaattttaattaaatatttaaaaaaaattaaaaaatatatttcaaagcttttgttcatgacttaaaaaatgttcaaaatgttACTTGAagtctaaacattttttgaagctattcaagcaaaatttcagaaacagttagaaagagaaaaataaaaaattatgaaatatttaaagatgAAATTGAATAACTTTCCATCAATAaggaattagaaaaattaaaaatgcttttgatTTCGTAGATAGACCTTTCAAATATTAGATAGAAGAAATCGTGGATACAATGGGGGATGTCAAAGATGATTGATAATTCCAAAAAATACAAGTTGGAGCCTGATTTAatgtagaaataattttagaattttaatttgaagtcACAAAGTTTCTGTTTTTCATGTAcctaattttgagaaaataaaagaaatacgTCTTAATATGTCTGTTGTTTCTCTCAAAGTGAGGaattctctttaaaattgtgacttttaacattataaaaattctttaaatgggaaaatttaagtttttaagcgGTTATTTCTTGTTCATatcgaatattaaaattgattttttttagaattacttAAGATtttatacattattttttaatcaagaggattaggtaaatatttttctttgcaaaattgatcatttttctctcaaaatttaaaaaagttaaaaatattgaaatttgaactaattttaacaaaattttgaataagttcaaaaatttcgttaaaatcagttcaaaattcaatattttcatttattttaaaattattgtgaaaaatgttcaatttttataatgaaaaatattcattcctcatgatatttttttatattggtaaatttacaaatataaccaaaatcttaataaattctattaaaaattgtaatttttgatattcgataaacttttcttttttttatattttgaagatctatgaaatcgaaaatattttatattttttaaatttcttcaatttgtcaacaaaaaatttttctgaaagtgTTTGGGTTCATGAATACCTAAAGTtagtctttttttaaatttttaagacaaaattttaaacaaaaaattcttcaaagcaAAATTTCGTTACATAATCCGTCAAAATCCCCCATTTCACATCTAACTAACAGAGTGTTcccttgcaaaaaaaaaaagttttcacaaCAACacaactttttcatttatttgacgAGCAGTAGCAACGGCAACTTTTGT
It encodes:
- the LOC134830918 gene encoding uncharacterized protein LOC134830918 gives rise to the protein MSHKTMGKSVLLLLLQIFIFTQKDFCHAKNINITNSWTLPGLGYPVFYRYFRDKITWYEADAVCQFHHANLATVNNGAQFDAVHALLKEIDVSTNTWIGLTRPEGSERFKWTNHKESSLSTPYWAEALPVGGGSLCAAIDPAQDFRWHAMHCGGPSAASFLCEMKVPDWAFKCTTNSLSTTTYYDTESGKIHLTHMCDKDTMKMAACTSETKAATIERELNCDAIEESPLSPELAAEFKEFYEGKPKKKTSWKKVSVADKKYSKIPKFVSQLIDDDEMMQGDEPIKSQDATTESASTTEGISTSTEPFSSSSFSGSSDGDTDSSAAYYTDFTEDSSFDDRTKRETVPESSTVSMMLPNGVKKHSSSKHGFSTNDFAKHRGRKLGKSNPQLFSPQVMRKEFDRPRISNITTQKSDNKKQQTGDMFVPPMLLVKSNFPHHTIENRPIATTEPTSHHSTEQGFTDFDNFNETFDSEVVTDDILLENFTHSTESPSIETTIGTAMNTTRNNTAVSDGVSPAPTTPAPITVPEKMKPHTEALKSHEVTRKPGSEESSAENHLENHENNGLNGEDAEPYKPNRHRVLTEGPSNNYIKKVLG
- the LOC134830458 gene encoding zinc transporter ZIP11, whose product is MIQGYGPVTQALLGTLLTWGLTALGAGLVVFINGNQRKTLDTALGFAAGVMIAASFWSLLAPAIELAEDSGTYGNKGEFAFIPIAAGFLLGAIFVFGCDKLISFLGINTSSMMIQLTTQSKDKAEIALDDQNLAEHGKTNGDEKNGSAEGLAVEMNSFADCLTTQHTTVAKKRRRGSTDHSKDGNTYTDATQTRAEHQISQWKRIMLLVIAITVHNIPEGLAVGVSFGAIGKTPTATFEAARNLAVGIGIQNFPEGLAVSLPLHAAGFSLGKAFWYGQLSGMVEPIFGILGAVAVTIATVILPYALSFAAGAMIYIVADDILPEAHAEGNGLLATWGCILGFVVMMCLDVGLG